The Priestia megaterium NBRC 15308 = ATCC 14581 region TGAGACCCCGCAGGAGCACAAGCGACGAGGAGGCTCACCGTCCGCCCGCGGAAAGCGAAGTCTTGCATGGGAATCACCAGCGGTGTCACAAGCGGCTCAGCTCATTCTCTCATTTGTTTGTCTTTAGCTGGAATTGATTTGGGTACGTTCCAGCCTCTTTTTTATGAAACTTTTGGCTAGTAAAACGTATAGTTAGATAAAGAAATGGAGGGGATAATATGTTTGGAACAAAAGAGCAGTGTTCTGTTTGTCAAAAAGAAATTCAGCCGAATGAAGAAGTATGGACGCGGATGAAGTATCCAAGTAAAAGAGGCATGACCGAAATTAAAGCTTTTCTACATCAAGAGGCGCAGTTTGTATGCATGGACTGTTTTGAAAAAACAAAAAAATGAGTCAAATGCACATGTTCTCTTTTCAAAATATTGACATAGTATATTTTATAGTTTAATATTTAGATAATTATCTAAATACTTAAATACGATGGAGATGAACTTCAATTGAATGAAACGTTTAAAGCCTTAGCGGATCCTACTCGCAGAAAGATTTTAGAGCTGCTAAAAGAGCGGGATTTAACCGCAGGAGAAATTTCCGAGTATTTTAATATGACCAAACCAAGCATCTCAAATCATTTAAAAATCTTGAA contains the following coding sequences:
- a CDS encoding autorepressor SdpR family transcription factor, coding for MNETFKALADPTRRKILELLKERDLTAGEISEYFNMTKPSISNHLKILKQADLVQDEKRGQFVIYSLNTTVFQDLIGWFFSFQKGES